From a region of the Sphaerodactylus townsendi isolate TG3544 linkage group LG09, MPM_Stown_v2.3, whole genome shotgun sequence genome:
- the LOC125439143 gene encoding 40S ribosomal protein S29-like produces the protein MGHQQLYWSHPRKFRQGSRSCRVCSNRHGLIRKYGLNMCRQCFRQYAKDIGFLKLD, from the coding sequence ATGGGCCACCAGCAGCTCTACTGGAGCCACCCCAGGAAGTTCAGGCAGGGGTCGCGCTCCTGCCGCGTCTGCTCCAACCGCCACGGCCTGATCCGCAAGTACGGCCTCAATATGTGCCGCCAGTGCTTCCGCCAGTACGCCAAGGACATCGGCTTCCTCAAGCTCGACTGA